A genomic window from Nomascus leucogenys isolate Asia chromosome 10, Asia_NLE_v1, whole genome shotgun sequence includes:
- the LOC100594417 gene encoding zinc finger protein 586 isoform X3, which produces MAAAAALRAHAQSSVTFEDVAVNFSMEEWSLLNEAQRCLYRDVMLETLTLISSLGCWHGGEDEAAPSKQSTCIYIYKEQGGHSGERPYECGEYRKLFKNKSFLTEPRRDHKHRNVRTGERPYECSKYGKLFHQNPTLHIHERFHTGQKTYECSECGKSFHQSSSLLQHQTLHTREGAYECIKYGKAFAEKSSLINHRKVHSGAKRYECNECGKSFAYSSSLIKHRRIHTGERPYECSECRRSFAENSSLIKHLRVHTGERPYECGDCGKSFRRSSSLLQHQRVHTRERPYECSECGKSFSLRSNLIHHQRVHTGERHECGQCGKSFSRRSSLITHLRVHTGERPYECSECKKSFAENSSLIKHLRVHTGERPYECIDCGKSFRHSSSFRRHQRVHTGMRPYK; this is translated from the exons ATGGCGGCAGCGGCCGCTCTGAGGGCCCATGCTCAG AGCAGTGTGACCTTTGAAGATGTGGCTGTAAACTTTTCCATGGAGGAATGGAGTCTTCTtaatgaggctcagagatgccTGTACCGTGACGTGATGCTGGAGACCTTGACACTTATATCCTCCCTGG gTTGTTGGCATGGAGGGGAAGATGAGGCAGCACCTTCTAAGCAGagcacgtgtatatatatatacaaagagCAGGGAGGTCATAGTGGAGAAAGGCCTTATGAGTGTGGGGAATATAGGAAATTATTTAAGAACAAGTCCTTCCTCACTGAACCCAGAAGAGATCACAAACACAGGAATGTTCGcactggagaaaggccttatgAGTGCAGCAAATATGGGAAATTATTTCACCAAAACCCTACACTCCATATTCATGAGAGGTTCCATACTGGGCAAAAGACCTATGAGTGCAGTGAGTGTGGAAAATCATTTCACCAAAGCTCTTCACTCTTGCAGCATCAGACACTTCATACTAGAGAAGGGGCTTATGAGTGTATTAAATATGGGAAAGCCTTTGCTGAAAAGTCCAGTCTCATTAACCACAGGAAAGTTCACTCTGGAGCAAAGCGTTATGAatgcaatgaatgtgggaaatcctTTGCTTATTCATCTAGTCTCATTAAACACAGGAGGATTCACACTGGAGAGAGGCCTTATGAGTGCAGTGAATGTAGGAGATCCTTTGCTGAAAACTCCAGTCTTATTAAACACTTGAGAGTTCACACAGGAGAAAGGCCTTATGAATGTGGTGACTGTGGAAAATCATTTCGCCGAAGCTCTTCACTCTTGCAGCATCAGAGAGTTCACACTAGAGAAAGGCCTTATGAATGTagtgaatgtgggaaatcctTTAGCTTAAGGTCCAACCTCATTCACCATCAGCGAGTTCATACTGGAGAAAGGCATGAGTGTGGGCAGTGTGGGAAATCCTTTAGCCGAAGATCTAGCCTTATTACACATCTgagagttcacactggagaaaggccttatgAGTGCAGTGAATGTAAGAAATCCTTTGCTGAAAACTCAAGCCTTATTAAACACTTgagagttcacactggagaaaggccATATGAATGCATTGATTGTGGAAAATCATTTCGCCACAGTTCTTCGTTCCGTCGCCATCAGAGAGTTCATACTGGAATGAGGCCTTATAAGTGA